The following are encoded together in the Thermothelomyces thermophilus ATCC 42464 chromosome 3, complete sequence genome:
- a CDS encoding glycoside hydrolase family 43 protein (CAZy_ID 267961) translates to MPQVRNPILPGFNPDPSILRVGDDYYIATSTFEWYPGVQIHHSMDLANWELVTRPLNRKSQLDMRGDPDSCGIWAPCLTHDGDRFWLVYTDVKRKDGSFKDAHNYIVSAPAIEGPWSDPFYVNSSGFDPSLFHDDDGRKWFVNMMWDHRSRPRTFAGIALQEFDPKAGKLVGPRKNIYQGTDLGLVEGPHLYKRNGWYYLLTAEGGTGYEHACTLARSRNIWGPYEDHPQKYILTSKDHPHAALQRAGHGDIVDTPDGRTYVVHLTGRPITQFRRCVLGRETAIQEAYWGDDDWLYVKNGPVPSLFVDLPAARNDDDYWAEKRYTFEAGLHKDFQWLRTPETDRIFRTDNGKLTLIGRESIGSWFEQALVARRQTHFSYDAETVIDFKPADERQFAGLTAYYCRYNFFYLTVTAHSDGRRELLIMASEASWPLGALRSPYPGPVQIPNEGKVRLALKIRGKELQFYYALEGEELKQIGPVFDASIVSDECGGHQKHGSFTGAFVGVAASDINGTAAEATFDYFVYKPVHHESDRYEI, encoded by the coding sequence ATGCCGCAGGTTCGAAACCCCATCCTCCCCGGCTTCAACCCCGACCCTTCCATCCTCCGGGTTGGGGATGACTACTACATCGCCACTTCAACCTTTGAGTGGTACCCGGGTGTTCAGATCCACCACTCCATGGACCTCGCAAACTGGGAACTTGTCACCCGTCCCCTAAACCGCAAGAGCCAACTGGATATGCGAGGAGATCCGGACAGCTGCGGCATCTGGGCTCCCTGCCTGACGCATGACGGCGACAGGTTCTGGCTGGTATACACGGACGTCAAACGCAAGGACGGCTCGTTCAAGGACGCACACAACTACATCGTCAGTGCGCCCGCCATCGAGGGTCCCTGGTCGGACCCCTTCTATGTCAACTCGTCCGGGTTCGACCCCTCGCTCTTccatgacgacgacggccgGAAGTGGTTCGTCAACATGATGTGGGACCACCGCAGCCGCCCGCGAACCTTTGCCGGCATCGCGCTGCAAGAGTTCGACCCCAAGGCCGGGAAGCTGGTTGGGCCGCGCAAGAACATTTACCAAGGCACCGACCTGGGCCTCGTCGAGGGCCCGCACTTGTACAAGCGCAACGGGTGGTACTATCTCCTGACAGCAGAGGGCGGGACTGGCTATGAGCATGCCTGCACCCTCGCCCGGTCTCGGAACATCTGGGGCCCGTACGAAGATCACCCGCAGAAGTACATCTTGACGTCTAAGGACCACCCGCACGCAGCCCTGCAGCGAGCCGGCCACGGCGACATCGTCGACACCCCCGACGGGCGTACCTACGTCGTTCACCTGACCGGCCGGCCCATCACGCAGTTCCGCCGCTGTGTCTTGGGGCGCGAGACGGCCATCCAGGAGGCCTACTGGGGCGACGACGACTGGCTCTACGTCAAGAACGGCCCTGTGCCCAGCCTGTTCGTGGACCTCCCGGCCGCCcgcaacgacgacgactacTGGGCCGAGAAGAGGTACACGTTCGAGGCGGGCCTGCACAAGGACTTCCAGTGGCTGCGCACGCCCGAGACGGACCGCATCTTCAGGACGGACAACGGGAAGTTGACGCTCATCGGCCGCGAGTCCATCGGCTCCTGGTTCGAGCAGGCCCTGGTCGCCCGGCGCCAGACGCACTTCTCGTACGACGCCGAGACCGTCATCGACTTCAAGCCTGCCGACGAGCGCCAGTTCGCCGGCCTGACGGCCTATTACTGCCGCTACAACTTCTTCTACCTGACCGTCACGGCCCACTCGGACGGCCGGCGGGAGCTGCTCATCATGGCCTCCGAGGCCTCCTGGCCCCTCGGCGCCCTCCGGTCCCCTTATCCGGGACCCGTCCAGATCCCCAACGAGGGCAAGGTCCGGCTCGCGCTCAAGATCAGGGGCAAGGAGCTGCAGTTCTACTACGCTCTCGAGGGCGAAGAGCTAAAACAGATTGGGCCCGTATTCGACGCTAGCATCGTTTCTGACGAGTGCGGCGGCCACCAGAAGCACGGCAGCTTCACGGGCGCCTTCGTCGGCGTGGCTGCTTCCGACATCAACGGTACTGCTGCCGAGGCGACCTTTGACTACTTTGTGTACAAGCCCGTGCACCATGAGAGTGACCGGTACGAGATTTAA
- a CDS encoding 3-ketoacyl-CoA thiolase (orthologue of human peroxisomal Acetyl-Coa Acyl Transferase 1) has protein sequence MAVERIGSILKHLSPGSSLSQITSKNADDVVITLAIRTPLTKARKGGFKDTSLEYMIYALLKEVKERSKLDPSLVEDICLGNVSDGKAAYKLRAAALAAGFPNTTSCSSLNRFCSSGLKAVADIAHAISSGSIEIGVAVGAEQMTVGGDALEKPFDEKVTCHSQEAVDSMQPMGWTSENVSRDFNITREEMDKYAAESFQRAERAQKAGLFDDEIVPITTTVKDADGNWKEVTLTKDDGIRPGTTVEALSKIRSAFPQWGPTTTGGNASQVTDGAAAILLMKRSTAIKLGQPILAKYVGSTVAGLAPRIMGIGPTVAIPKLLAQYNISLADVDVIEINEAFASMAVYCRDKLGLDWAKMNPRGGAIALGHPLGATGARQIVTGLSECRRTGKKILLTSMCIGTGMGMAGLFVNEQ, from the exons ATGGCCGTCGAGCGCATCGGCTCCATCCTCAAGCACCTTTCTCCGGGTAGCTCGCTCTCCCAGAT CACCTCGAAGAATGCAGACGATGTGGTTATCACGCTCGCTATCCGGACACCATTGACGAAGGCGAGGAAGGGAGGGTTCAAGGATACCAGCCTCGAGTACATGATCTACGCCCTGCTCAAAGAAGTCAAGGAACGGAGCAAGCTCGACCCGAGCCTCGTGGAGGATATCTGCCTTGGGAAC GTCTCGGACGGCAAGGCCGCATACAAACTGCGCGCTGCCGCGCTGGCCGCCGGCTTCCCCAACACGACGAGCTGCTCCAGCCTGAACCGCTTCTGCTCCTCTGGCCTCAAGGCCGTGGCCGATATTGCCCATGCCATCAGCAGCGGATCCATCGAGATCGGCGTTGCCGTTGGCGCCGAGCAGATGACGGTTGGCGGAGATGCGCTCGAGAAGCCGTTTGACGAGAAGGTCACCTGCCACTCGCAAGAGGCGGTCGACTCCATGCAGCCCATGGGCTGGACCAGCGAGAACGTCAGCCGCGACTTCAACATCACGCGCGAGGAGATGGACAAGTACGCGGCCGAGAGCTTCCAGCGCGCAGAGAGGGCGCAGAAGGCGGGCCTGTTCGACGACGAGATCGTGCCGATCACGACGACGGTCAAAGACGCCGATGGGAACTGGAAGGAGGTCACCCTCACCAAGGATGACGGCATCAGGCCCGGCACCACCGTCGAGGCTCTCTCCAAGATCCGCTCCGCCTTCCCGCAGTGGGGGCCGACCACCACCGGCGGCAATGCCAGCCAGGTGACTGATGGAG CCGCCGCCATCCTCTTGATGAAGCGGTCCACGGCCATCAAGCTGGGCCAGCCCATCCTGGCCAAGTACGTCGGCTCGACCGTGGCCGGCCTGGCCCCCCGCATCATGGGCATCGGCCCGACCGTCGCCATCCCCAAGCTGCTCGCCCAGTACAACATCTCGCTGGCCGACGTCGACGTCATCGAGATCAACGAGGCCTTTGCCAGCATGGCCGTCTACTGCCGCGACAAGCTCGGGCTGGACTGGGCCAAGATGAACCCGCGCGGCGGCGCCATTGCCCTGGGTCACCCGCTCGGCGCCACCGGCGCCAGGCAGATCGTGACGGGCCTCAGCGAGTGCAGGAGGACCGGCAAGAAGATTCTGCTCACGAGCATGTGTATCGGTACGGGAATGGGCATGGCTGGCTTGTTTGTGAACGAGCAATGA
- a CDS encoding glycoside hydrolase, catalytic core (Glycoside hydrolase, catalytic core) has product MLLCPRAVTAALATASAASTLILPVAAASSKRGLVFTPNVTAPADDKIWIEEPTTLTWYYNYGPNPESVYQDVPQSEFEFVPMMWGAPDSLDDTSFLSTVKSLIKSKGINITNVLSFNEPDGSFEYGGSQIEPSTAAQLWVNNMIPLQEMGVRVGLPACTGGSSGLPWLQNFLAECSELISSKDKQRNCTFDFVTIHWYGNFEGLASHMGEYSAAFPNKTMWITEFNLNDRDLEATQSFYNMSTEYFDRLDFVERYSYFGAFRSNVSNIGPNGAMLSDNGSLTDIGAWYLGRQPTGILPTSSSSLHLPLPQKVVAVFAAVVAAAISLA; this is encoded by the exons ATGTTGCTGTGCCCAAGGGCTGTGACCGCTGCGCTGGCGACTGCGTCGGCTGCGTCGACGCTCATCCTACCAGTGGCAGCAGCCTCTTCAAAGCGTGGTCTCGTCTTCACCCCGAACGTGACAGCCCCGGCCGATGACAAGATCTGGATCGAGGAGCCGACCACCTTGACGTGGTACTACAACTACGGGCCCAATCCCGAGTCCGTGTACCAAGATGTGCCACAGTCCGAATTCGAGTTTGTACCCATGATGTGGGGTGCCCCGGACAGTCTCGACGACACTTCATTCCTATCGACCGTGAAGAGCCTGATCAAGAGCAAGGGCATAAACATCACTAACGTGCTCTCCTTCAACGAGCCCGACGGCTCTTTTGAATACGGAGGGAGCCAGATTGAGCCCTCCACAGCCGCGCAGCTCTGGGTCAACAACATGATCCCGCTCCAGGAGATGGGCGTGCGCGTCGGGCTCCCGGCGTGCACCGGGGGGTCTAGTGGCCTTCCTTGGCTGCAGAATTTCCTTGCCGAGTGCTCCGAGCTGATCAGCTCGAAAGACAAGCAGCGGAACTGCACATTTGACTTTGTAACGATCCACTGGTACGGCAACTTTGAAGGCCTGGCGAGCCATATGGGGGAGTATTCGGCCGC ATTCCCCAACAAGACCATGTGGATCACCGAATTCAACCTGAACGACCGGGACCTGGAAGCCACCCAGTCGTTCTACAACATGTCGACCGAGTACTTTGACCGCCTCGACTTTGTCGAGCGCTACTCGTATTTTGGAGCCTTCCGCAGCAACGTGTCCAACATTGGCCCCAACGGCGCCATGCTGAGCGACAACGGCAGCCTTACCGACATTGGCGCTTGGTACCTCGGCCGCCAGCCGACAGGCATATTGCCCACCAGCTCGTCATCCCTGCATTTGCCTCTTCCGCAGAAAGTCGTTGCAGTGTTCGCCGCTGTGGTTGCGGCTGCCATTTCATTAGCTTGA